GTCGTGAATTCTGGATTGGCTTCAATACCACCAAATTCGAATACGGTACGTGTACCGCTTGCAGCCAAGGCTTCTTTTACTTCGTCTAGCGTACCTGTGCGCTGTGCCGAACCGCCACCATAAGTGATAAGCACACGGGCATCAGTCGGTACCAATTCTGATAGTTGTTTGATTTGACCTTCACCAAAGACGATACGTACTGGATTGTAATATTGGAAATTATTCATAGTATTCCTAAAATTATTAAATATTTGTGTTGGGCGTATGGGGTGCAAAAATCTCAGTGGCAAATTAGCGATTCGTTTTTGCAACTGTGGGCATTGTACATTAAATAGACCAGTCGTCTAGTGATTTTTACAAAACTCTCTTATAACTCAATTTTTTGCTTTAGATATAGGGAAGTATAAATGGCTAAAAAGCGTTTAACGCACGAAATTAGCGTCCCAATTGAGAAGTAGTCATCTGCCATACTTCTGCAAGCGGTGTATTGGTTTGGCTAATCTTGGCGATTAAACTGGCACCAAGCCAAGCAAAATACCAACGTTTTGCCATGCTCTCGGCCGCGATATTGTCAGGTTGTGGTACAGAGTCATCCGCCCAGCCTGCTTTGATTTGTTCGGCAAGCCAACTGATGGTCTGCTGGTAACCAGCATTCAGTGTGATGCGCATAGGTTCAGACAGATCTGCAACCTCAGCGCTGAGCTTCACTACCAAGCACTTTTCATGATCACAGCCATTTTGTTGGGTGTCATACCAGCTTTGAAAGTAATCATAAATCTTTTGCTGAGCATTAACTTTTTGAC
This region of Psychrobacter sp. JCM 18902 genomic DNA includes:
- a CDS encoding TetR/AcrR family transcriptional regulator encodes the protein MSAASTTIPPDTKTHLLETGYQLISKKGFTAVGIKQILDTAGIPKGSFYHYFASKEAFGEAIISHYFTDYKIRLDTIGRQKVNAQQKIYDYFQSWYDTQQNGCDHEKCLVVKLSAEVADLSEPMRITLNAGYQQTISWLAEQIKAGWADDSVPQPDNIAAESMAKRWYFAWLGASLIAKISQTNTPLAEVWQMTTSQLGR